Proteins encoded within one genomic window of Polaribacter sp. NJDZ03:
- a CDS encoding GSCFA domain-containing protein — protein sequence MKLQTQIPLKKETRNAIDYNSKVLLLGSCFSENIGDKLSYYKFQSLQNPFGILFHPKAIENLITNAINEKEYSEKDLTFQNERWHCFDAHSSLSAADKNELLNNLNSTVSSTKKQLEEATHIVITLGTSWVYRFIETDKIVANCHKIPQKKFLKELLSVDEISESLEAILVLLKSINKNIQILFTVSPVRHLKDGFIENTQSKAHLISAIHNILNGGYAFYFPSYEIMMDELRDYRFYAEDMIHPNKTAINYIWEKFVASWFSEDTLLTMKDVDVIQKGLSHRPFNENSIQHHQFLKNLEVKKETLKVQFTFINF from the coding sequence ATGAAACTCCAAACTCAAATTCCTTTAAAAAAAGAAACAAGAAACGCCATAGATTACAATTCTAAGGTACTATTATTAGGCTCTTGTTTTTCAGAAAATATAGGAGATAAATTATCTTATTATAAGTTTCAATCACTTCAGAACCCATTCGGAATACTCTTTCATCCAAAAGCAATTGAAAATTTAATTACAAACGCTATTAATGAAAAAGAATATTCAGAAAAAGATTTAACGTTCCAAAATGAACGTTGGCATTGTTTTGATGCACATTCTAGTTTAAGTGCTGCTGATAAAAACGAATTATTAAACAATCTAAATTCAACAGTTTCATCAACAAAAAAACAATTAGAAGAAGCCACACACATTGTTATTACACTAGGCACTTCTTGGGTGTATCGATTTATAGAAACTGATAAAATTGTTGCCAATTGCCATAAAATTCCGCAGAAAAAATTTTTAAAAGAATTACTTTCTGTTGATGAAATTTCTGAGAGTTTAGAAGCTATACTTGTACTTTTAAAATCTATAAATAAAAATATCCAAATACTTTTTACGGTTTCTCCTGTACGTCATTTAAAAGATGGCTTTATAGAAAACACCCAAAGTAAAGCTCATTTAATTTCGGCTATTCACAATATACTTAATGGAGGCTACGCCTTCTATTTTCCGAGTTATGAAATTATGATGGATGAATTAAGAGATTATCGATTTTATGCAGAAGACATGATTCACCCAAATAAAACTGCCATTAACTATATCTGGGAAAAATTTGTTGCCAGTTGGTTTTCTGAAGATACTCTATTAACAATGAAAGACGTAGATGTAATTCAAAAGGGACTTTCTCACAGACCCTTTAATGAAAACTCAATACAACACCACCAATTTTTAAAAAATTTAGAAGTTAAAAAAGAGACATTAAAAGTTCAGTTTACTTTTATCAATTTTTAA
- a CDS encoding GxxExxY protein — translation MTENEISKIVVDKCYQIHVALGPGLLESVYEEILYHELKKEKLKVERQKVLPVFWDQIKLELGFRADLIIENKVILELKSVAKIAPVHPKQLLTYLKITNLKLGLLINFNEALIKNGITRIVNSL, via the coding sequence ATGACAGAAAATGAAATTTCTAAAATAGTTGTAGATAAATGTTATCAAATTCACGTTGCATTAGGACCAGGTTTATTAGAAAGTGTCTATGAAGAAATTTTGTATCACGAACTAAAAAAGGAAAAACTAAAAGTAGAACGTCAAAAAGTACTTCCTGTATTTTGGGATCAAATTAAGTTAGAATTGGGTTTTAGAGCTGATTTAATCATAGAAAATAAAGTAATATTAGAACTTAAATCTGTCGCTAAAATTGCTCCCGTTCATCCAAAGCAGTTATTAACCTATTTAAAAATCACCAACTTAAAGCTAGGGTTACTAATTAATTTTAATGAAGCTCTTATTAAAAACGGAATCACAAGAATTGTAAATAGTTTATAG
- the alaS gene encoding alanine--tRNA ligase, with product MKSQDIRATFLNFFQEKAHLIVPSAPMVTKDDPTLMFVNSGMAPFKEYFLGNGVPKNNRISDSQKCLRVSGKHNDLEEVGYDTYHHTLFEMLGNWSFGDYFKKEAIAWAWELLTEVYKIDKDILYVTVFEGSDDDDNLKMDTEAFDIWKQFIAEDRILKGNKSDNFWEMGEQGPCGPCSEIHIDIRSAEEKAKVDGRTLINEDHPHVVEIWNLVFMQYNRKANGTLVDLPNKHIDTGMGFERLCMVLQNVQSNYDTDIFTPIIREIETIADVKYGENLEQDIAIRVISDHVRAVAFSIADGQLPSNTGAGYVIRRILRRAVRYGFTFLNKKEPFIYKLVDVLSNKMGDAFPELKAQKQLIENVIKEEETSFLRTLDQGLLLLDRIIESTSGKEVSGDKAFELYDTYGFPIDLTSLILSEKGLTLDEKGFEEELQKQKSRSRAASEMSTEDWTILVDDPIEEFIGYDALEANVKVTRYRKVTSKKDGEMYQLVFNLTPFYPEGGGQVGDKGYLETTQGDVLYILDTKKENNVIIHFTKNLPKHINETFKAVVDKKQRSRTECNHTATHLLHQALREVLGVHVEQKGSAVHSKYLRFDFSHFSKLTVEELREVENFVNRRIDAQLPLEESRNITMEKAIADGAMALFGEKYGDTVRAIKFGKSIELCGGTHVKNTSDIWHFKIKSEGAVASGIRRIEAITNDAVKDFYSENNKALFEIKDLLNNTKEPVKAVQKLQDENASLQKQIEQLLKDKAQNLSGELKSQLQEINGVQFLATKVDLDQNGIKNLAFSLGKEHQNLFLLFASSAAKDKAMLTCYISKELANERGYDAGKVVRELGKLIHGGGGGQNFFATAGGKNPGGIPKALEKAVDYLV from the coding sequence ATGAAATCTCAAGATATTCGCGCTACTTTTTTAAACTTTTTTCAAGAAAAAGCACATTTAATTGTTCCTTCTGCACCAATGGTTACTAAGGACGACCCAACTTTAATGTTTGTAAATTCTGGAATGGCGCCTTTTAAAGAATATTTCTTAGGTAACGGAGTTCCAAAAAATAACAGGATATCTGATTCTCAAAAATGTTTACGTGTTTCTGGTAAACATAACGATTTGGAAGAAGTAGGTTATGACACCTATCATCATACTTTATTTGAAATGTTAGGAAACTGGTCTTTTGGCGATTATTTTAAGAAAGAAGCAATTGCTTGGGCTTGGGAGTTATTAACTGAAGTTTATAAAATAGATAAAGACATTTTATATGTAACCGTTTTTGAAGGTTCTGATGATGACGATAACTTAAAAATGGATACCGAAGCCTTTGATATCTGGAAACAATTTATTGCTGAAGATAGAATCTTAAAAGGAAACAAAAGCGATAATTTCTGGGAAATGGGTGAACAAGGACCTTGCGGACCGTGTTCTGAAATTCATATTGATATCCGCTCTGCGGAAGAAAAAGCGAAAGTAGATGGACGAACTTTAATTAATGAAGATCATCCGCATGTTGTAGAAATATGGAACTTAGTTTTTATGCAATACAATAGAAAAGCAAACGGAACTTTAGTAGATTTACCTAACAAACATATAGATACCGGAATGGGGTTTGAACGTTTGTGTATGGTTTTACAAAATGTACAATCTAATTACGACACAGATATTTTTACACCAATTATTAGAGAAATCGAAACAATTGCCGATGTAAAATATGGTGAAAATTTAGAACAAGATATTGCTATTCGTGTAATTTCCGACCATGTTAGAGCGGTTGCATTTTCTATTGCAGATGGGCAATTACCAAGTAATACTGGTGCTGGTTATGTTATTAGAAGAATTTTAAGACGTGCAGTACGTTACGGTTTTACATTCTTAAACAAAAAAGAGCCATTTATTTATAAATTAGTAGATGTTTTAAGCAATAAAATGGGAGACGCTTTCCCAGAATTAAAAGCACAAAAACAATTAATAGAAAATGTGATTAAGGAAGAAGAAACTTCTTTTTTAAGAACTTTAGACCAAGGTTTATTATTATTAGACAGAATTATAGAAAGCACTTCTGGTAAAGAAGTTTCTGGTGATAAAGCTTTTGAATTGTATGACACTTACGGTTTCCCTATAGATTTAACGTCTTTAATTCTTTCTGAAAAAGGATTGACTTTAGATGAAAAAGGATTTGAAGAAGAACTACAAAAACAAAAAAGTAGATCTAGAGCTGCAAGCGAAATGTCTACAGAAGATTGGACTATTTTAGTTGATGATCCGATAGAAGAATTTATTGGTTATGATGCTTTAGAAGCAAACGTAAAAGTTACACGATACAGAAAAGTAACTTCTAAGAAAGATGGTGAAATGTATCAATTAGTTTTTAACCTAACTCCTTTTTATCCAGAAGGTGGAGGACAAGTTGGGGATAAAGGGTATTTAGAAACTACACAAGGAGATGTACTGTATATTTTAGATACTAAGAAAGAGAATAACGTTATTATTCACTTTACAAAAAACCTTCCAAAACATATTAACGAAACTTTTAAAGCGGTTGTAGACAAAAAACAACGTTCTAGAACAGAATGTAACCACACAGCTACTCATTTATTGCACCAAGCTTTAAGAGAGGTTTTAGGGGTTCATGTAGAGCAAAAGGGTTCTGCAGTACATTCTAAATATTTACGTTTCGATTTTTCTCATTTTTCTAAATTAACAGTAGAAGAATTACGTGAGGTAGAAAATTTTGTAAACAGAAGAATTGATGCTCAACTTCCTCTTGAAGAAAGTAGAAATATTACCATGGAAAAAGCAATTGCAGATGGAGCAATGGCTTTATTTGGTGAAAAATACGGTGATACTGTAAGAGCTATTAAGTTTGGTAAGTCTATTGAACTTTGTGGCGGAACACACGTAAAAAATACCAGTGATATTTGGCATTTTAAAATTAAATCTGAAGGTGCTGTTGCTTCTGGTATCAGAAGAATAGAAGCGATTACAAACGACGCTGTAAAAGATTTTTATTCTGAAAACAATAAAGCACTATTTGAAATTAAAGATTTATTAAACAACACAAAAGAACCTGTAAAAGCAGTACAGAAATTACAGGATGAAAATGCTTCTTTACAGAAACAAATAGAACAATTATTAAAAGATAAAGCTCAGAATTTATCTGGTGAGTTAAAAAGCCAATTACAAGAAATTAATGGCGTTCAGTTTTTAGCTACTAAAGTAGATTTAGACCAAAACGGAATTAAAAACTTAGCTTTTTCTCTAGGAAAAGAACATCAAAATTTATTCTTATTATTTGCTTCTTCTGCTGCAAAAGATAAAGCGATGTTAACTTGTTATATCTCTAAAGAATTGGCAAATGAACGTGGTTATGACGCAGGTAAAGTAGTTAGAGAATTAGGAAAACTAATACACGGTGGTGGTGGTGGACAAAATTTCTTTGCAACTGCAGGAGGTAAAAACCCAGGCGGAATTCCGAAAGCTTTAGAGAAAGCGGTGGATTATTTGGTGTAA
- a CDS encoding M23 family metallopeptidase encodes MAKVKYYYDADTLSYRKIAVKKGEYYKKTIFGVLALVLASFIGFIVFSQFIMSPRERAQKRELENLKLHYELLSKKMQESSSILAQLQERDNNIYRTYFEANPISDEQRKAGFGGVNRYKYLDGFDNSTMITKVTKDIDILSKQLVVQSKSLDEIVNLAKEKESMLASIPAIQPVKKEDLTRMASGYGLRMHPILKYRKMHKGMDFTARVGTPVYATANGKVIRAQRSSSYGNVVYIEHGYGYETIYAHMKKIVIEKGKNVKRGDLIGYVGNTGLSAGPHLHYEVHKNGRAVNPISFYYGDLSPEEFLTMQKAAEEEGQSYD; translated from the coding sequence ATGGCAAAAGTAAAATATTATTACGATGCAGACACGCTTTCTTACCGGAAAATTGCAGTAAAAAAAGGTGAATACTATAAGAAAACTATTTTTGGAGTTTTAGCTTTAGTATTAGCTTCTTTTATTGGTTTTATTGTGTTTAGCCAGTTTATTATGTCTCCAAGAGAGAGAGCTCAAAAAAGAGAGTTAGAAAATTTAAAGTTACATTACGAGTTGCTTTCTAAAAAAATGCAAGAAAGTTCGTCTATTTTGGCACAATTACAAGAAAGAGATAATAATATTTATAGAACGTATTTTGAAGCAAACCCTATTTCAGACGAGCAAAGAAAAGCGGGTTTTGGTGGTGTAAATAGATACAAATATTTAGATGGTTTTGATAATTCTACGATGATTACAAAAGTAACTAAAGACATAGATATACTTTCTAAACAACTGGTTGTACAGTCTAAATCTTTAGATGAAATTGTAAATTTAGCAAAAGAAAAGGAGAGTATGTTGGCTTCTATACCAGCAATACAACCTGTTAAAAAAGAAGATTTAACAAGAATGGCTTCTGGTTATGGTCTAAGAATGCATCCCATATTAAAGTATAGAAAGATGCACAAGGGTATGGATTTTACAGCGCGTGTTGGTACGCCAGTTTATGCCACTGCAAATGGTAAAGTAATTAGAGCGCAAAGAAGTAGTTCTTACGGTAATGTTGTTTATATAGAGCATGGTTATGGGTATGAAACTATTTATGCACACATGAAAAAAATTGTAATTGAAAAAGGTAAAAACGTAAAAAGAGGAGATTTAATAGGTTATGTTGGTAATACTGGCTTATCTGCTGGTCCACATTTACATTATGAAGTTCATAAAAATGGTAGAGCAGTAAATCCTATTAGCTTTTATTATGGAGATTTATCTCCAGAAGAGTTTCTTACCATGCAAAAAGCTGCGGAAGAAGAAGGACAGTCTTATGATTAA
- a CDS encoding MerR family transcriptional regulator, whose amino-acid sequence MHVDLPEKRYYKIGEVAKAFEVNTSLVRFWEKEFDIIKPKKNAKGNRLFTQDDIKNFKLIFNLVKERGFTLEGAKQKLKKDPEGIVQNHEIITRLEGVKAELIKIKNQL is encoded by the coding sequence ATGCATGTAGATTTACCAGAGAAAAGATATTATAAAATAGGTGAAGTTGCCAAAGCGTTTGAGGTAAATACTTCATTAGTTCGTTTTTGGGAAAAAGAATTTGATATCATTAAACCTAAAAAAAATGCGAAAGGGAATCGTTTGTTTACACAAGACGATATTAAAAACTTTAAGCTCATATTTAACCTTGTAAAAGAACGAGGTTTTACTTTAGAGGGTGCTAAACAAAAGCTAAAGAAAGATCCAGAAGGAATAGTTCAAAACCATGAAATTATTACTAGATTAGAAGGAGTTAAAGCAGAATTGATTAAAATTAAAAATCAATTGTAA
- a CDS encoding LemA family protein: protein MKKWLIPVIVILVIVFGVYNWGKNFNNEAVVLQEDAKTTWSNVESSYQRRNDLIGNLIKTVQGAADFERTTLTEVIEARAKATSVNINAGDLTADNMAQFQQAQSGLTGALSKLLVSVERYPELKANQNFLELQSQLEGTENRINVARDRFNEGVNNYNKHIKVFPNSVLAGMFNFDEMDRYKADAGSENAPDVNFNFNNKKE, encoded by the coding sequence ATGAAAAAATGGTTAATACCAGTAATAGTAATCCTTGTTATTGTTTTCGGAGTATACAATTGGGGTAAAAACTTTAATAACGAAGCTGTTGTTTTACAGGAAGATGCAAAAACAACTTGGTCTAATGTAGAGAGTTCTTACCAACGTAGAAATGATTTAATTGGTAATCTGATTAAAACAGTACAAGGAGCAGCAGATTTTGAAAGAACTACTTTAACAGAAGTAATTGAAGCAAGAGCTAAAGCAACCTCTGTAAATATAAATGCAGGAGATTTAACAGCAGATAACATGGCGCAATTTCAACAAGCGCAATCTGGCTTAACAGGTGCGTTATCTAAATTATTAGTTTCTGTAGAGCGTTATCCAGAATTAAAAGCGAATCAAAACTTTTTAGAATTACAAAGTCAGTTAGAAGGTACAGAGAACAGAATTAACGTTGCTAGAGATCGTTTTAATGAAGGTGTAAATAATTATAACAAACATATAAAAGTGTTTCCAAATTCTGTGTTAGCAGGAATGTTTAATTTTGATGAAATGGATCGTTATAAAGCAGATGCAGGATCTGAAAATGCACCAGATGTAAACTTTAATTTTAATAATAAAAAAGAATAA
- a CDS encoding TPM domain-containing protein, whose product MSKVEAFLSPEEEQEIISAIRVAEKETSGEIRVHIEATTEKNHDERALEVFHLLKMNNTKDANAVLIYVAVKDKKFVIYGDKGINKVVPTDFWDTTKDVMQNHFKKGAFKQGIVDGILKAGKELQAHFPWQIDDVDELSNEISKG is encoded by the coding sequence ATGTCTAAAGTAGAAGCGTTTCTGTCTCCAGAAGAAGAACAAGAAATTATTTCTGCTATTAGAGTTGCAGAGAAAGAAACTTCTGGCGAAATAAGAGTACATATTGAGGCTACCACAGAGAAGAATCATGATGAACGAGCGTTAGAAGTTTTTCATTTGCTAAAAATGAACAACACTAAAGATGCTAATGCAGTGTTGATTTATGTTGCTGTAAAAGACAAGAAATTTGTTATTTATGGTGATAAAGGAATTAACAAAGTGGTGCCAACAGATTTTTGGGATACCACCAAAGATGTAATGCAAAATCATTTTAAAAAAGGTGCTTTTAAACAAGGAATTGTTGACGGAATCTTAAAGGCAGGAAAAGAATTGCAAGCACACTTTCCTTGGCAAATTGATGATGTAGATGAACTTTCTAATGAGATTTCTAAAGGATGA
- a CDS encoding YgcG family protein — translation MIYSKQYSVSSIQLAVFFRKITFFIAFLFTLSVFSQGYQIPEIPKFQTSVYDYTSLLTASQKTSLESKLIQYSDTTSTQIVIAIIPSTEGENINYLAANWGEKWGIGDAEKDNGVLMLLALNDRKIAIQAGKGTEHLLTDFQSKRIIERVIIPEFKRGDYYSGLDKGSDYIFKTLNGEFEGTRQADAEGFDPGIIIFIIIVFIIFILISRGNKNNGSGGRGFRSGSIAGAILETIILSNAGRGGGSFGGGFGSSSGGGSFGGGGFGGGFGGGSFGGGGASGGW, via the coding sequence ATGATATACAGTAAACAGTATTCAGTAAGTAGTATTCAGTTAGCAGTATTTTTTAGAAAAATTACTTTTTTTATTGCGTTTTTATTCACGTTAAGTGTTTTTTCTCAAGGGTATCAAATACCAGAAATTCCAAAGTTTCAAACCAGTGTTTATGATTATACGAGTTTATTAACCGCTAGTCAAAAAACAAGTTTAGAAAGTAAGTTAATACAGTATTCAGATACTACTTCTACTCAAATTGTAATTGCTATTATTCCATCCACCGAAGGTGAAAATATTAATTATTTAGCTGCCAATTGGGGGGAGAAATGGGGAATAGGTGATGCAGAAAAAGACAATGGTGTTTTAATGTTGTTAGCATTAAATGATCGAAAAATTGCCATTCAAGCTGGTAAAGGAACCGAGCATCTTTTAACTGATTTTCAATCGAAAAGAATTATTGAAAGAGTTATTATTCCAGAGTTTAAAAGAGGAGATTATTATAGCGGTTTAGACAAAGGATCTGATTATATTTTTAAAACCTTAAACGGAGAGTTTGAGGGAACAAGACAAGCAGATGCAGAAGGTTTTGATCCTGGGATCATTATTTTTATCATTATAGTTTTTATCATTTTTATTTTAATTTCTAGAGGAAATAAAAATAATGGAAGCGGTGGTAGAGGTTTTAGAAGCGGATCTATTGCAGGTGCTATTTTAGAAACTATTATTTTAAGTAACGCCGGTAGAGGTGGCGGAAGTTTTGGTGGTGGTTTTGGAAGTTCTTCTGGTGGAGGTAGTTTTGGCGGAGGCGGCTTTGGAGGCGGTTTCGGTGGAGGTAGTTTTGGTGGAGGTGGTGCTTCTGGTGGCTGGTAA
- a CDS encoding DUF423 domain-containing protein, whose product MDKIALISGAIFGMSAVIFGAFGAHLLKKKLNTDQLQSFETGVKYQMYHAIVLLILGFQLNDQIAIDNYIINFFIIGIILFSFSIYGLVLSSANHKKIRFLGPITPLGGLCLVLGWGLLIYKFAA is encoded by the coding sequence ATGGATAAAATAGCATTAATTTCAGGAGCAATTTTTGGAATGTCAGCAGTAATTTTTGGTGCTTTTGGTGCACATCTTCTAAAGAAAAAACTAAACACAGACCAATTACAAAGTTTTGAAACAGGTGTTAAATACCAAATGTATCATGCAATTGTATTGCTCATTTTAGGTTTTCAGTTAAACGACCAAATTGCCATAGATAATTACATTATTAACTTTTTTATAATTGGTATTATTTTATTTTCATTTTCTATTTATGGCTTGGTTCTATCATCTGCCAATCATAAAAAAATAAGGTTTTTAGGTCCAATTACACCTCTAGGTGGTTTATGCTTAGTTTTAGGTTGGGGTTTATTAATTTATAAATTTGCCGCTTAG